In Candidatus Hydrogenedentota bacterium, the genomic window CCACGCCGGATACGCTATCGGTCAATCCCGCCACCTCCGCGGCGTCGGCCTCTGAATCCGGAAGCGACTCCGTCGGCGCTTCCGCCGGTGAAGTTCTGGTTCGTTACCGCGCCTTGCTCCTCGCCACCTTGTTTATCGTCGGTGCCGCATTCGTCGCGCGCCGCCCGCCCCGGAAAGGTCGTGCTCGTTGAATCGTTCTGCCTGTTTATTCTGCGCCTGCCTGCTGGCCCTTTTCGCCGCCACCGCTCCCGCGATCACGTTGAGTGTCGGCGACTTCACGGGTGCCCCGGCGGATACGTTTACGTTGCCTGTCGCAATTACCGTAGACGTTGACGAAAACGTGTCGGCGGTCCAGTTCGACCTGCTCTTCGACACCGCCGCGCTGAGCGGAGCTTCGATTGTTGTTGGGCCGGCATCGGTAGCCGCGGCAAAGACCGCGACCGTCACGACCCAGCCCGACGGAAGTATTCGTGTGCTTCTCATTGGGTTCAATCAGAACGTGTTTGCCACGGGAACGATTGCCCTGGCCGATCTGGAGGTGAATAGCGGCGCGGCTGACGGAACCTATGTGGTGACACTGGCGAATGTGCAGTTGTCCGATCCCTTCGGATTTGCCCTTACCGCTCAGGTAACTCCGGGCACGGTGACAGTGGATGCTGGTGCCGGTGAAGGAGAAGGAGAAGGAGAAGGAGAAGGTGAAGGCGAAGGCGAAGGTGAAGGCGAAGGTGAAGGTGAAGGCGAAGGCGAAGGCGAGGGTGAGGGTGAGGGCGAGGGCGAGGGCGAGGGCGAGGGCGAGGGCGAGGGCGAGGGCGAGGGTGAAGGCGAAGGCGAAGGAGAAGGTGAAGGCGAAGGCGAAGGCGAAGGTGAAGGTGAAGGTGAAGGTGAAGGCGAAGGCGAAGGCGAAGAGCCGTTCAACGCCAGCTTCGATTCAAGCGTCACCTCGGGTATCACACCGCTCGTGGTCCAATTTACCGACACCTCGTCTGGAGGAACCGCGGGTATTCGCTCGTGGTTCTGGTCCTTTGGTGATGGGACCTTTGGTAATGTTCCCTCCCCCCAGCACACGTACGGAACACCCGGTGTTTATACGGTAACCCTGAGTATCGTTTCCAACGACAATAAGGGCGACACGGAAACGCACATTGACTTGATTCAAGTGCTGGACGCTGGTGAAGGCGAGGGCGAGGGTGAAGGTGAAGGTGAGGGTGAGGGTGAGGGTGAGGGTGAGGGCGAGGGCGAAGGTGAAGGTGAAGGTGAAGGTGAAGGTGAGGGTGAGGGTGAGGGTGAGGGTGAGGGTGAGGGTGAGGGTGAAGGCGAAGGCGAAGGTGAAGGTGAAGGCGAAGGCGAAGGCGAAGGCGAAGGTGAAGGTGAAGGTGAGCCGAAGCCTGGAGCCGCATACGGCTGCGCCGGACCCGGGACCGAGTTGACGATATACAGTTCCAGGGGCCCGGAGTGGATCATGATGATCGGCATCGCCCTGCTCCTGGGCATTTTCACGCGCCGGACCGCCACGCAATGAGACCATCGTTCCCGATATATAGGATGCTGCGCCCGCTGGACCGGACCGCGCAATTCACGGCCATGTGTATTGCCGCTTCGCTCGTGGTCGCATCCACAGATATCTCTGCCGGGCCCAACCCCGTCAGCACCGCGAATGTCCTTGCCATTCAGTCACTCGTCGCCGAGTTCCTGGAGCCGACGTCCTCGCCGGCATCCTCGGCGTCGACGGCCCCCCTCAATGTGCTCGTAGTTCAGCGTCTATTAAGCGGTGTTTCCGCGCCGGACGAGAGCGAACCGTCGGAAGCGACGCCGACCTCGTGGGCCCTGATCCCCGCTCCTCCGCGGGGACTCTCGATGGAGGCCATCCCCGTCGCACGGCTGCTCGATGTCCCGGGGAGGGCGGATGAGGGCCGCCGAAAGCAAGTACAACCCTTCCCCCCGCCTCCCCTGAGTCGTGTGGTGGAGCGCTATCGGATGATGTTGACGCCCCACGCACCGCCCCGCATCGACATTGCTTCGGAACTCAGATTCGTTTAACAAGAACACTATTTCAACATGGAGAACCAACCATGAAATCGATAAAGCAACTCAAGTACCTCGCGCTCGCCCTGGTGGCCGCGCTTGCCTTTGCACCGGGCGCGATGGCCCAGGAAGACCAGTGGGATATCAACGGCGACGTTGACAACGATGGACAGGTCGGTCCTACGGACATCCAGCACGTGATCAACGACGCCCTCGGCCTCAACGATCAAGGCCCGGATGCGGTGAACCGCCCCCTGCGTCACTACATTGTAGCGAGCCCCCGAATTTCGCTCGCGCCCCGTCCCGGCGTGGAGCCCGGCTCCGAAGAACCCTGCAACATCATCGGTTCCGCCACCAACTTCCAGCGGGACAACGGACGCCTCGTGGTGCGCAAGAACACGGCGATAGCCTTCCGTTTCGACCGCAACATGGAAGGCGTTTGGCATGAAGGCGCCTGTGGATTGCTGCGCACCAGCCTGAAAGTCGAGATTCGACCGGTTGAACCGGAGCCCGCCGGTGGCGCCGTTGAAGGTGAAGGCGAGGGCGAGGGTGAAGGCGAGGGCGAGGGCGAGGGTGTGGAACCGGAATGGCGCCTGGTGGGTATTGACGATGCCGCCGGACGGGTCTGTGGACCCGCCATCGGCACGGCAGACATTGCCGTTCGTACCCATTTCGAGCATCCCGGTCTCTTCCTGGTGCGCTGCACCATCCGGTCGGCCGCGATTCCCGAGGGTGAAATCGCAGAACCCGGCCAGGAGCCGGTGCTTTGCGGCGGCAAGCGCGATATGGACGTCGTGACCACCCTGGTGCGGGTCGTCGATCGGGAAGCCATCGACGAGGACATCGAGTGGCAGATCGAGAACGATCCGCCCTCCGTCGGCAGCCGCTTCGGCAATCCGCTGGACGACGAAGTAGACGAGACCCTTCCGCTCCCGTAGGGGATTGCGTGTGGGATGCCTCCCTCGGATGGAGGAGACCCGGCGGGCAGCCTGTGGACGGCTGCCCGCCTTCCTTTCGTCAATTACTTGTTGACAACAGGCAATTTTCGTGGTACCGTTGCGCCATGCCAAAGTCACTTCAAGAGGAACTCAAGCAGTCCAAGCCCTTCGCCAGCGTGGAGGTTGAGGCGTATGTGAGCCTCATGCGAACCTACGCGGTCCTCTCCCAGCCCGTGAACGATCTTTTCAAATCCTTCGGCATCACCCAGACCATTTACAACCTGATGCGCATAATCCGTGGAGGGCCACCGGAAGGCGTGCCTTGTTCGATTATTGCCGATCGCCTGGTGACCCGTGTTCCCGATGTGACCCGACTGGTGGATCGCGCCGTGGAAGCCGGGCTTGTGGCGCGCAATCGCCCCGAGTCCGACCGGCGCGTGGTCTTGCTCAGCCTGACACCGAAGGGAGCGCAACTATTGAGCGAACTGCAGGAACCGCTGCTGCGGGCTCACAACGCCCAGATGCAGGGCCTGAGCAAGACCGAACTG contains:
- a CDS encoding PKD domain-containing protein, with protein sequence MNRSACLFCACLLALFAATAPAITLSVGDFTGAPADTFTLPVAITVDVDENVSAVQFDLLFDTAALSGASIVVGPASVAAAKTATVTTQPDGSIRVLLIGFNQNVFATGTIALADLEVNSGAADGTYVVTLANVQLSDPFGFALTAQVTPGTVTVDAGAGEGEGEGEGEGEGEGEGEGEGEGEGEGEGEGEGEGEGEGEGEGEGEGEGEGEGEGEGEGEGEGEGEGEGEGEGEGEGEGEEPFNASFDSSVTSGITPLVVQFTDTSSGGTAGIRSWFWSFGDGTFGNVPSPQHTYGTPGVYTVTLSIVSNDNKGDTETHIDLIQVLDAGEGEGEGEGEGEGEGEGEGEGEGEGEGEGEGEGEGEGEGEGEGEGEGEGEGEGEGEGEGEGEGEGEGEGEPKPGAAYGCAGPGTELTIYSSRGPEWIMMIGIALLLGIFTRRTATQ
- a CDS encoding MarR family transcriptional regulator, coding for MPKSLQEELKQSKPFASVEVEAYVSLMRTYAVLSQPVNDLFKSFGITQTIYNLMRIIRGGPPEGVPCSIIADRLVTRVPDVTRLVDRAVEAGLVARNRPESDRRVVLLSLTPKGAQLLSELQEPLLRAHNAQMQGLSKTELATLVDLLARLRSGEHAG